A window of Polynucleobacter sp. KF022 genomic DNA:
AGGTCGTAGGCACCTACCGCGTCCTGCCACCACATAAGGCCCAAGAAATAGGACGTCTCTATTCTGATTCTGAGTTTGACTTATCTCGCATCAATCACCTACGCCCTAAATTAGTTGAGCTAGGAAGATCCTGTGTTCATCAAGACTACCGCTCCGGCGCCGTGATTATGGCCCTGTGGAGTGGCTTGGCTCAGTACATGCAAAAGAATGGCTACGAAATTATGTTGGGATGCGCCAGCATCCCCATGGCTGATGGCGGACACTTTGCAGCGAGCCTTTATAACTCACTCGGCAATGATCAAATGGCGCCTACAGAGTTCCACGCCTTTCCACGCTTGCCTTTGCCTTTAGATAAGCTTAATGGTGGCCTGGATGTGCAGCCTCCCCCCTTGATTAAGGGCTACCTCAAGCTCGGAGCCAAAATTTGCAGTGCCCCTGCTTGGGATCCAGACTTTAATACTGCTGATCTATTAACAATGCTGCGACTGTCTGAAATTAATCCGCGTTACGCAAAGCATTTCTTAGGTCTCTAGTTTTAAGGAATGAACTTCTCAGTAAAAAGCTTACTTAAAGCTCACTTGATAAGAACGACCAACTCTCTCCCACTCTGCAGCCTCTTTTAAAAGACTAAATTCTGTCAAAGGGTGTTCATCAGCCCACTCTTTTGACAGACTTACCAAATACGAGCCATCATGCTCAGAAACTTTTACTTTAGGGAGGCTGATATCACTTCGTCCACGGCAGAGTACTTGAGCCAAGCGTAAACAAAAAAGCATGCGCCAGTCTTCAAAGCCGTGATTATTGGCTAACTTGCCAAGCTTACCGGTATGACCGATCAATAGCGCAGCAAGCCTTGCCTGGTCGTTCTTAGAGAATCCAGGCATATCTGCATTACCCGCTATATAGGCAGAGTGCTTGTGATACCCGTTATGGGAGATTGACAATCCAATCTCATGGAGATTAGCGGCCCATTGTAATAGTGCAACATTATCAGCCCTACTTTCAGATTGAGGTTTAGGTAATTGCTGGAGAAAATCTGCTGCTAACTTACCCACTCTGTCTGCTTGCTCACGATCAACTGCATATCGTTGCATAAATTGCTCTACAGTGACATAGCGCATGTCATGATGTTGAGAACGGCCAAGTAAGTCATATAAAACACCACTTCGTAAAGCGGCATCTGTCACTTCCATTTCTTCAATACCTAATTCATCGAAGGCGGCCAGCATAATCGCTAAACCTCCGGGCCATACGGCTCTTCTATCATCCTTCAATCCCTCAAGTTCAACTTGATTTACATGTTCATACTTCAGGAGATGCTTTTTAAGATTCTTCAAGCCTTCGCGAGTGATAAGTCCGCTTGTGCCATTGACGCGACCCATGGTTAAACCATCATCATGTCTATTGAAATTATTAGTCGCAATTAGATCTGCTAAAGCCCTGGCAGTTCCAGAGGATCCAATGACTTGCTTCCAGCCGCTTTTTAAATAAGCGCCAGAAATGACTTGTATTTCACGACGAGCTGCCAACTCAGCCTCTTTAAAGGCATACGCATCGATATTCCCTTTAGGGAAAAAACGCAGACTATGTGATACACAGCCAATATAAAGACTCTCCATTAACTTTGGCTCATAGCCTTTGCCAATAATAAATTCGGTTGAACCTCCACCAATATCGATGACCAATCTATTGCCCTGAACAGCCTGAACCTCATGCGCAGCTCCGATATAAATCAGGCGCGCCTCTTCAACACCTGCAATCACTTCAATCGGAAATCCCAATGCCGCCTGTGCATCCTCCACAAATTGCGGGGCATTTTTTGCAACCCGCAAAGTATTGGTAGCAACTGCTCGAACATTAGAAGGATCAAACCCCCTAATTCGCTCTCCAAATCGCCTAACAGCAACTAAGCCGCGCTGGTAAGCATCGTTGCCAAGTAACTTATTTTCCGTCAGGCCGGCCGCCAAACGAACTGTTTCGCGAAGAGTATCTATGGGGCGCAACTGGGTACCCGAGGTAGTATTTACCGCCTGAGCGACTAACATACGAAAACTATTGGATCCTAAATCGACAGCAGCAACAAGCTCTGCGGAGTTTATTAAAGGATCTACGGGATTAATTGCCAAAATGTTCCTCAATATTGATTGCTGCGCTAATTATGTCTATTTTATGTAAAAACAATGACATATTCATGAAATGCACAGCAATGCCCTGTGTATAGGGCGCGGAACCTTGATCTAAGCTGCTAAATTTTGCTCTGAACTAGAACAGTCGCGGTTACCAAAGCTGCATAAAATACAGCAATCACCTGATTTAGGCTTCAAAATTGCACTGCAAGATCTGCAACGATAAAAATGCTGGGCACCCTCTTCAGAAGTAATGATCTCAGAGGTTTGGCAATTAGGGCAAGTCACAGTAGCTTGCGGATATTGGATAGTCTTATTCACTATCAAATATTGAAGCAAGATTGTGTCAATAGTGTGTCAAATTCAATTGAACCAAAGACCATTAATCTGTTGTGCTTGGGCTCCAGAAGGCCTGGGATACAAACTCTTGATCAGCAATTTTTGCAATTAGTCGATCCATTTCATCCCCATCTACGGCTGAGGCAGTTAATACCGCCTGAATTTCAACGTCATCGCTGCCAAATTGATGCACTTCAACATCTTGCGTTTGATAACCTGCCCCCTCTAAAGTCTTGATGAATTGCTTTAGCGCCTGTTTTTGCGCATGCTTTGGGGTAATGATGTAAACCGAGTTTGTCACTTCAACGGAGATGGTGTCTAGAGGTTGGCGGTTAATAAAGGTCACCACAGGTCGCAAAAGAGTATTGGCCGCTAATACGAATATGGTTGCCAACCCAGCTTCCAAAATCAAGTCGGCGCCAGCACAAGCGCCTACCGCACCGGAGGCCCATAAAGTAGCTGCCGTATTAATCCCTCGGACATTCCCCTCTTCGCGCATGATAACGCCCGCCCCCAGAAAGCCGATACCCGAAACCACATAGGCCATGACATGGACGGCACCTTCATGACCGGTAAGTCTATTGGCCGCATCCACAAAGATCGCCGCCCCGATAGCCACCAAAATATTCGTTCTTAAACCTGCAGTTCGTTGGCGATATTGACGCTCTAGCCCAATTAATCCACCAAAGAAAAATGCAGCCGTAAGGCTGATTGCAGTATCGGCTAACGATACATAGTTAATATTGTTCGTAAATTCCATAGAGCGATTTATTGTTTTGAGCTAAGACCCAATGACTCTACCATCACCTTAAATACCTCAGTGTTATCCATGAAACCTTTAAACTTCTCTGATCCAGGGCCGATTGCATTTAACACGGCATCATCGGCAGTATGCACTCCTACCTCCTGATGTGATGGCAAGTTTCCACCCACATGAATTGCATCTTCCTGCAATTGAATATATTTAGGATTCGCCACAAATTTTCCAGAATCATCTTTTACTGCAGGCACAAACGTACCATCCAGCTTTGGGTGCAAAGTCTCGTAGTGATCCGGATAGTTGCCATAAAAGAATGCGAGGCGCTTAGAAACATCAATTTGACTTGGGTACCCTTGCACATCAGCCTTAGGATAATTAGGGTATCCGGCAGCTGCATAGACGCCCACTTTTTCACGTAATGGCCCAGGCTTATCATCATGCACTACCCCGCTGATAGAGCCACTATGAGTGTGATCAGGCGTCACAATAATTAATGTATCTGGATTCTTTTTCGCAAAGTCTTTGGCTATTTGCACTGCATTACTTAGCATGATGGTGTCAAATGCCGCTCTCTCCCAATCAAGTGGATGGTTGAACTTGTCAATTAAAGCAGCCTCCACCATCAAGAAAAATCCATTAGGGTTTCGAGATAACACTTCAATTGCAGATTGAGTCATCTCAGTGAGATCAGGCTGATTTGGGTATAGAGCAACAGTATTCTTTTTGAGAAAGAGACGATCCAAGGACCCATCCATATTGTCTGGATGAAAAACACCAAACAACTTTTTAGTGCTCTTATTTTCAGCGGCAGCTACCAACTCTTGCTTTGTAAAAGCGAGCTGATATCCATCAGCTTTAAATGTATCCACTAAATTCTTATCGTCTTTACGTTTTGAACCTTTAATCGATTGCGGATAAAAATAAGCTGACCCACCACCAAGAATGACTTCTGCGCCACTTTTTAGCAGTTGATCGGCAATGTACTGCTTGTCAGCTCGACGGCGTGTATGCGCAACCATTGCTCCAGGAGTAGCATCCTGCAATTCCGCGTCTGACACGATACCAACTGACATTTTGGTATTACGCTTTATAAGTTCAGAAATGGTTTCTACTTTAGGATGCGATAAGTTATCACTAGCACGAGATACATAGACACCCATTGCATTAACAGCAGTCTTATGCCCAGTGGTGTATGCGCTCATGGAGTTAGCAGAATCAGTGATTAAAGAATCTGAGCCAGAGGTTCCAATCATTGCAGTATTAGGCATATTATCAAAAGCCAATCTACCCTGGTATTTTCCTTCGTTGATACCTTTTGATAAAACGCGGGCAGCGGTTCGATTGGCAATCGTCATCCCATCACCAATAAATAAGATCACGTTCCTTACTTTTCGCGGACCGCTAAAGTAAACATCCCAAGTCACTTTTAACTTTTCTTGCGCAGTACGCGCCACCAGCTCGTACTTGCCTGCCTTTGCCAACTGCACATCCCGATAAATTACCGCACTACCTTTGCCATTTTCATCTGAGATAAATTCAGATTTACTGGAGACTAATTTATTAATTGGGAGTCCATTTAATTCAATGATGACATCGCTAGGGCTAGCAACCTGATTGAACTCAATCTTGATATCGAATTTTGAACCCGCCAAAATACTCGCTTGATCGATTGGATAGATAGCTGCAGCATGCGCAAAGCCAGTAATTGATACCAGCAGAATCAGAGCTAACGATTTAAAGGAATGGAGGCTTGTCATGAAGTAAAAATAATCAAAAGGTTTGGGCAGATTACAATATCTTCCAAAATCATGACATTCTGATGACCTTCGGCATTACAAATCCTACAAAGCTGTTTTTTTCTTTGCTGCTTTCAATTTTCCAGATTTGACAGCTTTACAAAACTGCTCATAATCTTTCATATTCTGCTTTGCATATGACTTTGCGAATGCATATAAAGCCTCATTCAACCCATCAGATTGGCCGCAATATCCTGCGATCATGGCAGCATCACCGGAACGAGCATGACCTAATGCCAGGGCCCAGCCAAATAACTTTGCATAGTCCGGAAATGTTTTTAAAGTCACTCCGCCAGTGCCGACTCCGATGCCACCCTTCATATCTCGCAATTGACGCAGATAGAAGCCCTGGCTTCTATTTATATCGTACTGAACTGCCCCGTAGTTTAAAAAGATATCGGGCGCACCCTGCAAGAGTCTCTGGCCTGCGACTACCCGCCTCCCCATATCTCGATAAATTGACTCCCCTAAATAGGGACTTAAGACGGATCGTTGAGCTTCCTTGTATTGAAGAAATAAAGGATCCTGCCCACTATCACCCTCAAAATATAAAACCATGCAATTAGTTCCGACGCTACCAACCCCCACAACCTTTCGGGCAAAATCTTTTAAGGAATAGCGCTGAAATAGTATTTGCCTATCAGCCAGCAAAGTGCTGGCGTAATTCAATAATGCTTTATCAATCAATGGCAATAATGGGGTACCGTAGGCATCCTTTTTAAAATGCTCAATCAAAGGAGGTCTGTTGATAATTTTTCGATTCTTACCCACCAAGGTCGTCAAGCTCTCCAGTACTTGAATATTGCCCTGCCCTTTAGTTTCCTTTAAATAAACATCCAATTTCCTCTGATGCTCTTTACTAAAGTGCTTGCGAATATCTTTTTCGCCGATAAACTCCTGCGCCAAATCTAAATAAGGCATTTTTGCGTATTGCTCAATACGCTTTTGATATTCAGATGTAATCTGATAAACCAATTTTTTACCCAATGCTTTATCGCCACCCATGCTATCTGAGGCAATTAACGCACTAGCAACCAAACGCTTGATATCCCACTCCCAGCTTCCTGGCAAAGTCTCATCAAAATCATTAATACCAAATACTAAGCGGTGCTCAGCGGTACCAAATAATCCAAAATTGGATACGTGCATATCACCACAAAGCTGTACAGTGATATTGGTGGACGGCTGATTAGCAAGATCTTGCGCCATGATGGCAGCACCGCCACGATAAAAAGCAAAAGGCGATTGCAACATGCGTTCATAACGAATCGGAATTAAAGATTCGATACGTTGTTTAGCTTGCGCCTCCAATATCTGTATAGGATCAATGCGATTTTTAGGGGGCGTATATACCCCTTGGTCTGCAATACTCACCACCTTGCGTAAATCCTTGCCATCTGCCATGCGCTTCTTGATACTTGGGCGTGGGTCCTTAAAGGTCTCTACTGATCTCAAAACAGCAAATTGTGGTTTCTTCTGGGAGGACATGGGTTACCTAGCTAATGAGTATACCCAACGATATTAACGCCTATATAAAAAATGGCCTCAAATTAAGGAAATACTAAAGGCTGAGGCGGTCTATTCCGAGTTAAATCGATGATGAATAGAATGTAATTCATCTTTAATCTGCAAATGATCCAACTTTTCTACTGGAAGATCAATCAGTAGTTCAATGCGATTACGTAAACCCATTTCAACTTTTCTAAAAGCTTCCCACATATCATGCTCGCTACCAACGACCGCAGCTGGGTCCATAAACCCCCAATGAGCAGTTGCAGGATGGCCAGGCCAATATGGGCATTCTTCCCCAGCAGCAGAATCGCAAACGGTGATGATGAAATCCATATGAGGAGCGTCTTGTCGGCCAAACTCATCCCATGTTTTGCTTCTCAGCAATTCAAGCGGATAACCCATCTCCCTTGCAAGTTTTAATGCGATTGGATGTACAAATAATTTTGGCTGCGAGCCTGCAGAATATCCAATAAAGCGCCCATGACTGAGGGTGGTGGCAAGTGCCTCCCCTAAAATTGAACGAGCTGAATTACCCGTGCAGAGAAAGAGAATGTTATAGGGTCGAGTCATCAGCTGGTGATTTCAAATGATTTCATCAAGTCGCAATGTATATTTTCTATCCAGTAGAAAATGATTTATTTTTGGATCTCTTATTGAAGTGTCCTTAGATTCATGTTCTTTTGAGCCCATGGAGGATTTCTCTTGCACTTCATTTCTAAATACATCAGATAAATATTTAGTGAGTTGGTGATTCATGATATTTTCTTTCTAAGAAGTAATGAATATCGACATCCTAGGCTTTATATATTTCACTTTTATTAACCACCTAGGCAAGAAAAAACCCAGCACATGCTGGGTTATGAAGGAAACATACACTTTATCTTGGCCGGATACTCCCCGACAATTCAATGTAATCTCAGATCATGACACTACGATGACTAACTTCCTAGTTGATGTCTTGCATAACGATTGACATAAGCAGCTTTCGCTTCATTCCATGCTTGCCACATACGTAATATCAATTTTTTCATGTTGCATCCTTATGGTGAAAGATTTTTGTGCACAACTCTGTCTTGTAGAGATGTGATGCCTACTGTAAGTCAATTATTCATGCGGCAAATGACAAAGTGAAGACGCTTTTGTGACCAAATGATGTGGCTGAGATACACTGAGTGAAACATCAATGCATATCCAATAAGGAAATGACATGCTCGATTGGAATCTCTACGGAACCATTGCACTTCGCCTGGCTTTAGCTTTATTAGTCGGAGCTATTCTTGGGCTCAATCGCTGGTTGCACCATAAATCAGCTGGAATTCGTACACACTCTTTGGTGGCCATTGGCGCTGCAACTGCCGTAATGCTCATCAGCGATTTTGTACAAGATGATGCCCAGGCAGTCAGTCGGGTTCTTCAAGGCCTGATTACTGGATTGGGGTTTTTGGGTGCCGGTGTCATTATTCATGAGCAGCGGTCTCAGAGGGTCCACGGCCTCACTACTGCGGCCAGCCTTTGGGCGTGCGCCCTGATTGGGGCAGCCTTTGGAGCCGGACAATTTATCCTTGGGGGGATCTCTTTAGGGGCTATTTTGGTTACTTTAGCCCTTGGTGGACCACTGGAAAGGCTGGTTGCCCAGCTCAATGGAGTCAAAAGAGGCTCCGAAATTTCGGGGGATCCTGACTAAAACCCACTTAAACAGTCAAAAAATGCAGTTTTGTCATATTACTTTGCTAGCATTAGCCATCCCAATAATGACAATCAAATGCCATGAGTGAATATAGATACGCAGATGCAGTAAAGCAGCTACAGGAAAGTGGTGCTATTGGCCTAGTGGACCTGAAAAGTCTTCCTCACGAGGATCTTGTAGAGCTTTTTGAAGAAATCAAAGTTTGGTGCCTATACGCAGGTGGCAAAACTGAAAAACTGCCTAAAGAGTCTAAAAAGAAGAAAAAGAAGAAGAAAGATTAAATCTTAGGGTGCAATTCGCTCTTTTGGAAAGCGCAGTATGAAAGTGCTACCCTTGCCTGGCGTACTTTCAATAATGAGTTGAGCTTGATGGCGGCTTGCAATATGTTTAACAATTGCCAAACCCAATCCTGTCCCACCTGTATCCCTTGAACGACTTCTATCGACACGATAAAAACGCTCAGTAAGTCTTGAGAGATGCTCAGAGGCGATACCAGGACCGGTATCTGTCACAGAAAATTCTCCATACCCTTCAGCATTAATTTCCCACTTCACATTGATCGAACCAATGTCTGGGGTATAACGAATTGCATTTGAAACTAAATTACTAAATGCAGAGAGTATTTCTCTTTCATCTCCTAATATGGAGCATTGATTGAGAACGTCAAAATTAAAACTGTGTCTACCCTGAGACAATGCCTCAGCATCATTTCTAATTAAAGCCATCAACATTTCAGGATTAATGGCCTTGCTCGCCGCAGGTAATGAATTAGCCTCTAAATTGGCAAGTGTTAATAAATCCTCAACCAAACTTTTCATGCGCTGAGCTTGAGACATCATCATGTCAAAGTATTGATCACGTTGACCCTTCTCAAGATCTAAGGTTTGGACTGTCTCCAAAAATCCCATGAGTACAGTGATAGGCGTTCTCATCTCATGCGAAACGTTAGCAACGAAATCTCGTCGCATTGCATCTGCTTTTTGTAGGTCGGTGACGTTTTGAACTAGCAATAAGTGGCGCTGGTTTCCGAATGGAAATAATTGCAACATGAGACTCAGGCTACTACTAGGGCCCATTCTTTCGAGAAGTAAAGGTTCATCAAAGTTACGCTTATTAATATATTGAATGAACTCTGGACGTCGAATGAGGAAGTTAATTCGCTGCATTACATCGCGCTTAAAGTTCAGCCCAAAAAAACGCTCTGAAATCGCATTACACCATTCAATTTGATCGTTTTCATCCAACATCAAAATGCCGTTAGGAGACGCCTGGAAAGCCTCAATAAAGCGATTATGCTGCTGCTCAACAGTTCGCATCTTTTGCTTCAAAGCTTTGACTAATCGTTGCAACCTAAATAAAACCTCTTCCCAGAAACCGCTGGGTAAAGACATACTCTCCAGTGAGTCCGATTGAATACTTTTTTCCAGGCGGGCTAGATTGATGTAGGAGTACACCAGAGGGATAGAAAGTAGCGCAATCGCCGAGAAGATAGCCCATTGTGCGCCCCAGTTATAAAGGACTATTAATGCGACTATAAATGCTAGGCAAATAAGAAAGAAAAAGCGGGTTAAGGCGGAAATCATATTGCAATGTTAGACCATCTCAAGGGCGACCCTGAAATGGCCATAAAAAACCTGAAAAATCGGCTTTAGACTTCGGTTGGAATTTTTGTGATGCGGTACCCACTACCCCGAACCGTCTCAATGAAGCGGTCACAATCTACAGAACTTAATGCAGCTCTCAAGCGCTTGATATGAACATCTACAGTGCGCTCTTCAATATAAACCTCGTTACCCCAAACATTATCTAGCAGGCTTGTTCGTGAATGAACTCGCTCTGGGTTGGCCATGAAATATTGCAGAAGTCTATATTCCGTAGGACCTAGGGAGATTGGCTTAGGGTCTGAATTAGGCCAGATTGCTAAGACCCTGTGGGAACTTGGGTCCAGTTTCAATGGGCCAACCGTAAGGGGTCCAGTATCTTCAGTTGGGGTCTGTCTACGCAGTAGCGCTTTAACCCGAGCAATTAACTCTTTGGGCGAAAAAGGCTTGGTGACATAGTCATCCGCCCCCGAGTCTAGGCCCATTACCTTATCAGCCTCTTCGCTTTTAGCCGTCAACATCAAAATAGGCAAGCCTCTTGTGCGCTCATTTGCCCTGAGCTCTTTGGCAAACTGCACGCCTGACTTACCGGGTAGCATCCAGTCCAAAATAATCAGACTTGGTAGGCGATCCTTCAGAATGCCTTGAGCAATGTCAGTTTGCATTGCACGTTCGACCTCATAACCAGCATGAGTCAAATTAATTGCAATTAGCTCCGCAATCGATGGCTCATCTTCAACTATTAGTATGCGGTGAGTCATTTGGATAGGTCGATTTATTCTTTAGTAGCTTCGCGCACTAAATCTGCGTGCGGAATGTGACGAACATCAGAACCTTTTGCAATGTAGATTACAAATTCGGCAATATTCTTAGCATGATCACCAATACGCTCGATTGCCTTAGCAATAGTTAGCATATCTAGGCCGGTAGTAATCGTATGCGGATCTTCAGACATGTAAGTAATGAGTTTACGAACGAAGCCTCTGAATTCTTCATCAATCTGACGATCCTCAGCCACAACCTCTGCTGCTGCAACCGTATCAAGTCTGGCAAATGCATCTAAGCTACGGCGCAATAAATTAATCGCCATTTGTCCCGACAGACGAATTTCGGCAACATTAATATTGTGTGGCGCGCCAGACTCAATCAAGCATTTTGTTCGCTTAGCAACGCGTTCTGCCTCATCACCTGCTCGCTCTAAATTAGTAATTGCTTTGGATACCGCCATCACCAAACGAAGATCACGGGCCGTAGGTTGACGACGTGCAATGACTTCGGTGCAGGCTAAATCAATCTGAATCTCAAGATCATTAACTAGCTTTTCGTTATCGATTACGATGTTGCAAGTATCAATGTCCATTTGCGTAAAAGCACGCATCGCTGTAGCAATTTGTGACTCAACCAATCCACCCATTTCAAGCAGACGGCTTGAAAGTGAATTGAGATCAGCGTCAAATTGTGATGATAAGTGTTTATCTGGCATTTAGTGTCTCCAATTAACCAAAGCGGCCGGTTATATAGTCTTCTGTTTCTTTGCGCTTAGGCTTAATAAATATTTCATCAGTTTTACCATACTCAACCAAGCTACCAAGATACATATAGGCGGTATAGTCAGATACACGGGCAGCCTGTTGCATGTTGTGCGTAACGATTGCAATCGTGTACTCATGCTTAAGCTCATTAATCAACTCTTCAATTTTTCCAGTAGAAATAGGATCCAAAGCAGAGGTTGGTTCGTCTAGCAAAATGACAGAAGGCTTTACTGCAACACCGCGCGCAATACATAAGCGCTGCTGTTGACCGCCAGATAGAGATAGACCGCTTTGATTGAGCTTATCCTTAGCCTCATTCCATAATGCGGCCTTGTTCAATGCCCACTCAACACGCTCATCCATTTCAGAGCGAGAGAGCTTTTCATATAAGCGCACACCAAATGCAATATTCTCATAGATTGACATTGGGAATGGGGTTGGCTTTTGAAAAACCATACCAATACGTGAACGTAGCAGGTTTAAATCCTGCCCTGGCTCAAGAATGTTCTGGCCATAGAAATTAATTTCACCTTCAGCACGCTGACCAGGGTAGAGATCGTACATACGATTCAAGGTGCGTAACAAAGTAGACTTGCCGCAACCTGAAGGGCCAATGAATGCAGTGACCTTGCCCTGCTCAATATCAAGGTTAATTTTTTTGAGTCCCTGGAAAGCGCCATAAAAGAAATTCAGATTTCTAACTTCGAGCGCATTAATTGTTGCCTGCACTGGTTGTTGATTGGTTGTATCCACCCTACCTCCTTGACTATCGATCTTATTTAAGTCAAACATTGTGTTCATATTACTCATCATGCTTGCACCTTCTCACGAAATACGACTCGCGCTAATATATTTAAGCCAAGAACGGCAAATGTAATTAATAACGCTGCTGCCCATGCCAAATCAACCCAATTGTCATATGGACTCATCGCAAACTGGAAAATCACCACAGGCAAGTTTGCCATTGGTGCATTCATATTAGTTGAGAAAAATTGGTTGTTTAACGCTGTAAATAATAAGGGCGCTGTTTCACCGCTAACGCGTGCAAGCGCTAATAAGATTCCGGTGATAACACCACTTTGAGCCGCTCTTAAAGTGATCATGAATGCTACTTTCCATTTAGGCGTACCAAGGGCATAAGCTGCCTCACGAAGACTTCCAGGAACTAAACGCAGCATGTTTTCAGTAGTACGAACTACCACTGGAATTGCAATTAAAGCCAAGGCAATAGTACCTGCCCAGCCTGAGAAGTGACGAACCTGGGCTACCACGATTGCATACACAAATAGACCGATCACAATGGAAGGGGCGGAAAGCATGATGTCTGTAACAAAGCGTGTGATCGAAGCAACTTTACTTCTATCGCCATACTCAGAAAGGTACAAGCCAGCCAGTACACCAATAGGAGTGCTAATAAGGGTACAACTTGCCACAATCATGAGACTTCCAACGATGGCATTAGCTAAGCCACCACCCTCGGATCCAGGTGCAGGTGTACTGTTCAGAAATACACCTAAATTAATTGACGAAAATCCTTTAATAAATAGAACACTCAAGATCCATAGCAAGAAAATCATACCGAGAGCCATAGCCCCAGTAGAGAGCACTAAGCCAATTTTGTTTTCACGCTTACGTTTGGCAAAAATTGAGGGATTAATATTTGAAATACCGTTCATGTTTTAAGTCCTTGCTTTTTCTCCATATTCATCAACATCCACTTAGCGATTGCTAAAACGACGAATGTAATCATGAATAGAGCAAGGCCAAGAGCAAATAAGGAAGAGTAATGTGGGCCAAGCTCAGCCTCACCAAACTCGTTTGCTAATGTCGATGCAATTGAATTTCCAGGGGCAAATAAAGATGCTGAAAGGCGATGAGCATTACCGATTACAAAGGTGACGGCCATTGTTTCCCCAAGTGCCCTACCCAACCCGAGCATCACGCCACCAATAACACCAGCCTTGGTGTACGGAAGCACAACATTCTTAACCACTTCCCAGGTAGTGCAGCCAATTCCGTAAGCAGACTCCTTTAGAACTGGTGGAACGATTTCAAATACATCGCGCATGACAGATGCAATGAAAGGCAGAATCATCATCGCCAAAATAAGGCCTGCACACAAGATGCCAATACCATTAAATGCGCCTGAAAACAAAATTCCTAAGCCAGGAATCTGCCCAAGGGTGGCTGCCAAAGCTGGCTGAATATATTCCCCGAAAAGCGGCGCAAATATAAAAAGACCAAACATTCCATAAATAATCGAAGGTACAGCAGCGAGCAACTCAACCGCAGTACCTAGTGGCCTGCGTAATGGGCCTGGACACAACTCCGTTAAGAAAACTGCAATACCAAAACTTAATGGGACTGCGATCAGAAGCGCAATTAGAGATGTAACTATGGTACCGTAAATTGCAATTAATCCGCCAAACTCACCATTAACAATGTCCCACTCTTTGGTAAAGAAAAATCCAACTCCAAATTTGTCTAGCGCTGGCCAAGCATTAATAATCAATGAAATGATGATGCCTACCAGAGCAATCAGTACTGACAGCGCAAAAAATTGTGTAATGCCGTGGAATAAAAAG
This region includes:
- the ppx gene encoding exopolyphosphatase, yielding MAINPVDPLINSAELVAAVDLGSNSFRMLVAQAVNTTSGTQLRPIDTLRETVRLAAGLTENKLLGNDAYQRGLVAVRRFGERIRGFDPSNVRAVATNTLRVAKNAPQFVEDAQAALGFPIEVIAGVEEARLIYIGAAHEVQAVQGNRLVIDIGGGSTEFIIGKGYEPKLMESLYIGCVSHSLRFFPKGNIDAYAFKEAELAARREIQVISGAYLKSGWKQVIGSSGTARALADLIATNNFNRHDDGLTMGRVNGTSGLITREGLKNLKKHLLKYEHVNQVELEGLKDDRRAVWPGGLAIMLAAFDELGIEEMEVTDAALRSGVLYDLLGRSQHHDMRYVTVEQFMQRYAVDREQADRVGKLAADFLQQLPKPQSESRADNVALLQWAANLHEIGLSISHNGYHKHSAYIAGNADMPGFSKNDQARLAALLIGHTGKLGKLANNHGFEDWRMLFCLRLAQVLCRGRSDISLPKVKVSEHDGSYLVSLSKEWADEHPLTEFSLLKEAAEWERVGRSYQVSFK
- a CDS encoding MgtC/SapB family protein, translating into MEFTNNINYVSLADTAISLTAAFFFGGLIGLERQYRQRTAGLRTNILVAIGAAIFVDAANRLTGHEGAVHVMAYVVSGIGFLGAGVIMREEGNVRGINTAATLWASGAVGACAGADLILEAGLATIFVLAANTLLRPVVTFINRQPLDTISVEVTNSVYIITPKHAQKQALKQFIKTLEGAGYQTQDVEVHQFGSDDVEIQAVLTASAVDGDEMDRLIAKIADQEFVSQAFWSPSTTD
- a CDS encoding alkaline phosphatase, encoding MTSLHSFKSLALILLVSITGFAHAAAIYPIDQASILAGSKFDIKIEFNQVASPSDVIIELNGLPINKLVSSKSEFISDENGKGSAVIYRDVQLAKAGKYELVARTAQEKLKVTWDVYFSGPRKVRNVILFIGDGMTIANRTAARVLSKGINEGKYQGRLAFDNMPNTAMIGTSGSDSLITDSANSMSAYTTGHKTAVNAMGVYVSRASDNLSHPKVETISELIKRNTKMSVGIVSDAELQDATPGAMVAHTRRRADKQYIADQLLKSGAEVILGGGSAYFYPQSIKGSKRKDDKNLVDTFKADGYQLAFTKQELVAAAENKSTKKLFGVFHPDNMDGSLDRLFLKKNTVALYPNQPDLTEMTQSAIEVLSRNPNGFFLMVEAALIDKFNHPLDWERAAFDTIMLSNAVQIAKDFAKKNPDTLIIVTPDHTHSGSISGVVHDDKPGPLREKVGVYAAAGYPNYPKADVQGYPSQIDVSKRLAFFYGNYPDHYETLHPKLDGTFVPAVKDDSGKFVANPKYIQLQEDAIHVGGNLPSHQEVGVHTADDAVLNAIGPGSEKFKGFMDNTEVFKVMVESLGLSSKQ
- a CDS encoding GNAT family N-acyltransferase, which encodes MSDIPNPIGSFEIFAPKKIKALKRKKPNAFTKLSKKIAKKLFGKKFVTKTRAELREPIITPAAQLDKPKKPAFQIVWASTLGEIKEAQRLRYKVFAEEMGANLAMNAEGLDVDEFDTYCDHLLIRDQDTLKVVGTYRVLPPHKAQEIGRLYSDSEFDLSRINHLRPKLVELGRSCVHQDYRSGAVIMALWSGLAQYMQKNGYEIMLGCASIPMADGGHFAASLYNSLGNDQMAPTEFHAFPRLPLPLDKLNGGLDVQPPPLIKGYLKLGAKICSAPAWDPDFNTADLLTMLRLSEINPRYAKHFLGL